Sequence from the Sulfuracidifex tepidarius genome:
GAATAACCTACGAATACTCAGGCAAGCTTCTGGGCCTCATGGAGTTCTCGTCAATGATCAAACAGTACCTCTTGGGATCAGTCTTCCTTAACGTCTTCGCCTTCCCCTGGTTCATGCAAACAGGCGTCTTAGGTAGCATAGAGGACGTGGGAATCATGCTCGGTAAATGGCTAATCCTGATAGCTGTAACTGTGGTGATAAACACTTCCCTCGCAAAGCTAAGGCTCTACAAGGTACAGGACTTTCTGGCGGTAGCCTTCGTACTCTCGGTCATATCGTTGATCATAACAATCGTGGGTGGTCTCTAGTGATAATAGAAGATCAAATACTCTCTTTGGCAGGCCTCCTCGTGATCATAACTTCGTTCTTCCTAGTAGGTCAAGCGTACTACAAGCCCATTGTGAGGGCTCAAGGTGCGCAGTCGTTCATAATAGGCACAATCGCGATAGCCCTTTACGTTTTCTCCGGCAAAGTAGACTACCTCATCCTGGGGATAGCAGTGATCTCTCTGAGGAGCTTGGCGATCTCCTTCGCGCTAGAGAGGGCAATAAAGGGGAGGTTTGGGTTCAGGGAAAACATGAGGGGAGTAGCGTCCCTCCTCATAACCGATTTGATAGCTGTAGCAGTGATCTTCGTGATAGTCCTCTCGTTCGAGAAGAGTGTCTTCCACGAGGTCAACGACGACGTAATCTTCGGTGCGATACTCCTGCTTCAGGGGCTATTGTTGAGCGTCCTGAGGAAGGGGACTATACCTCAGATAATAGGTTACGTTGAAGAGGAGAACGGGATTGTACTGTTTGGCACTTTCCTGGTTTCACTCCCCCTCCTCATAGAGGCAAGTGCTCTCCTCGACGTCCTGGGGCTCATAGTGCTCACTTACATTATAATTAGGGAGAAGCCGGAACACGACAACAAGATCGATGAACTGGTGGGGTGACAAAGAGATGGTACATTTCCTGATTTACTCGCTCTTCTTGATACCTTTACTGGGTGGAGCGTTATCACTGAAATGGAAGTTCTCTTCGGTGATCTCCTCGTTAGTTAACGTGGTAGTCGCGACCCTGATTTTCTTCTATCCTCCCACAGTGGGGACTTTCTTCGTTGATGATGTCTCTAAGGTATTCGTGATCATGAACGCTTCGATAACTTTCATCGTCATGCTCTACTCTACGGGTTACATAAAGGACGGGATAGTGAGGGAAGGCTGGTATTACTTCCTCTTTATGGTATACTCTGACGCAATCTACGGTGTAGTTACCCTGAACAACCTCGGGTTAATCTGGGCCGCTTTGGAGGCGTCCACTGCACTCACCGTAATACTAGTAGCCTATGAGAAGGACAACGTAACAATGGAAGCTACTTGGAGGTACCTCGTGATAGTTTCCATGGGTGTGTCTATAGCTTTCGTATCCATAATTCTCTTCTATTACGACCTTCATACACTCACCTTGACCTCCATGATAGGCAGGGGGGAGGTCTCTCCAACTATAGTCGCTGCATCACTTCTTGGCCTCCTCGGCTTCGGCACAAAGGCGGGGATCTTCCCCGGGTACACATGGTTACCTGACGCGCATACTGAGGCTCCTGCGACTGTGAGCTCTTCTTTCTCTGCTGTCCTTGTTCCTTCAGCTGCAGTGATAGTGTATAGGATATGGGAGATAGCACCCTTCATGGAGAACTACTTCTTAGCTCTCAGTGGTTTCTCTGTCCTCACTGCGTCCCTCGTGATGGCGAGGCAGAGGTATTTCAAAAGGCTTTTCGCTTACTCCACGCTCGAGAACGTGAACATAGGGTTGATAGGTCTAATAGTTGGACAGCCACTTGGGGCTCTCATACTCTTCTTCACCCACGCCTTCGGAAAGACTGCAGCTTTCCTCTCCTCAGGGGTCTACATGGAGAGGTTAGGGACTAAGAGAATAGACGACGTCGAGAGAGTTGGCTTATCTTCCCCGACGAGCACGTCTCTCTTCCTGTCATCTCTAGCGGTCACCGGCACACCTCCCTTCGGTACTTTCGTAGGAGAGCTTTTGATATTCACCACGTTATTCCACGTTTCAATACCGTTGCTCGCGGTGCTCCTGATCTCGGCTGGAATAGCATTCGTGTCGGTGAACTACCACGTCACAAGGATGGTCAAGTCCAAGGAAGAGAAAGCCTACTCCGGTCTTTTAGGATACATAGCCTTGGCTTCAGCGATTGTGTCGCTATTAGCTGGGGTAATAGCTATAGGTGTTTTGCAATGAGGTTCATAGGTAAGCTTGGGACGACGTGTATCTACGATAGCACCCACACAGAGGAATGCCCTGACTTCGATTTCCACGCCGGGAGTTCAGGAGGATACGGTGAGTTCGCGTTCGTTTACGGGCCGTCCGCTGGAGGTTTGGTTGAAAGCGTCCAATTCAGGATAAGAACTTCAGGAGAGCAGATACTTGAAATATATGCTAACCCCTACTTCAAGACGAGACGCTTCAAGCTGTCGGGCAAAGTTGAAGACGTGACCTTAGAAGTTGAGAGAGTCAACGCTATGTTCTCGGCGTCCCACACCCTGTCTTTCCTCCTCGGCGTGGAGAAATCCATGGACGTCAGCCCTGACTACGAAACCCAGTTGGGAAGAATAGTGGAGCTGGAGCTCGAGAGGGTTAGAAATCACCTTTACGTACTTCACAAGCTGGTGGAAACGGGAGCACTCGGGGTAGCGTCGTACCAGCTCCAAGCAATGCAGGAAACCACCAACAGGGTGATAGGAGAGGCATGTGGACACAGGTACTTCTTCGGCGTTAACTCCTTGAACCACGTGGAGTGCGACTTCCAGAGAGTTGACCTGCGCTATCTAGAGGGTTTCAAGTCCTTCTTTAACGACCTCCTTGAGAACAGGATCCTGATAGACCGTTTCCAGAACAACGGGAGGATAGACCAGGACTGGCTCATAGGACCCGCCGCGAGAGCGTCAGGGAGGAAATATGACGCCAGATACGACTCCGATTCCCTACCTTACAAGGACCTCGGCTTCACTCCATTGACAGAGAGAAGTCCTGACACTTTCGGTAGGTTCCTGGTCAGAGGAGAGGAGGTCATGCAGTCCGTAGACTTAATTCAGGAGGCTGTGAAGAGGTGGAGGAGAAACGAGAGGAAAGAGATAAAGATGAGGGACTCTGGAGAGGCAGAATCCAGAGTCGAGTCTCCCTCAGGGGACATGGTTTACAGGGTAAGGATAGATGACGCTAAGGTGGACGTCTCTTTCTTGCCTCCTTCAAAAGCCAACCTCATTTTCTTACTGAAGTCAGTCATAGGTACTATATTCACCGACTTTCCCTTCAACTGGGAGAGCTTCGGGATTTGGATATCCGAAATAGGGGTTGAGAAGAGATGAACTGGTTCTTGAGAGGATTGAGGAAAGGAATCCAGACCGAGAGGGAGCCTAGGGGAACTCCCCCTTGGGCCTCTTCCTTGGAGATCAACAAGGAATTCAGGGACTGCCCCACTAAGGCGATCCAGGAGAGTTGGGACGCTGGAAGGTGCATTTTCTGTAGGAGGTGCTTCCCAAACCTTTCACCCACGGGAGACCATAGGATGGGAAAAGTGAACAGGACTGAGCCGAAGTTCTCGAGGTCGTTTTACCTTTACCCGCTTGACGTGGGGACTTGTGGAGGATGTAACGCGGAGCTGAAGCTCATAGCGTCTCCACAGTACGATATGACCAGATTTGGTATATTCTTCACCAACACTCCGAGGCACGCTGACGGGGTCGTGGTCATGGGAGTCCTCACGGAGGGAATGAGGGAAGTGTTGAGGGAGACCCTCGACGCAGTGCCATCTCCCAAGGTTGTGGTTCTAATGGGGACTTGCGCGATCAGCGGTGGGGTGATAGGGGATGGGGTAGGACTTGATGCCGACGTGATAATCCCGGGGTGCCCTCCCTCTCCTAACACCATACTTGACGCTTTGATCAGAGTTAAGGGTGGGAAAGGATGGTGATCCTGAGTCTGCAAACTGAGATCTCCGTGATCGAGGTACTGCTCTTCATAATATCTTTCCTGATATCTATGGTTAACAGGAGGCTGGGCTATCTCTCTATCTCTTTGTCCTCAGCGGTTGTAATAGGACTAACCCTCACTCAGGGCTACTCTCCCCTGAACTTACTGAAGATACTCGCTTCCTTCTCATGGTTGCTCCTCTCGTTGACTTCAAGGGACTCAATGTCTCCCATGGTATCGCTCTCAATTGCGGGGATGATGGCGTTCATGGACTCCACCAACTTCTTCATTATGATATCTGGGTGGGAAGTAATGGCGATCTCCCTCTTTTACGCAATCAAGAGTGTGAGGGGATCCGTGGTGTTCCTAGCCTTCGGGGAACTAAGCACAGTCCTCCTCATAGCAGGAGCTTCCATAGCAGGCGAAATAAGCAAGGTAGGAGTATTGTCTGGTACACTGCTCATCTCGGGCTTCCTGGTCAAAACAGGGATAACCCCGTTTTATGGCGTAGACTGGTTCCCTCTCCAGGAGGGTAAGTTGCCTCACTCTGCGTCTGCTCTGATAAGCGCCACAATGACTTTGATGGGTATCTACGGGTCGCTTGAGGTGTTCCAAGTCATGAGGTTTGAGCCATTAGCTTACGTCCTCATAGTCCTGGGCGGGTTCACTGCTTTCCTCAGTTCCCTATACGGATACGTGTCTGACGACGGTAGGGCCTCCCTGGCGTTCAGCTCTATAGAGAACAGCGGAGCCATGGTCACTGCTCTTGGGATCTACGCTCTGGGAGGGATAACTCAGGGGGTGGCGTTGGCTTCATTGCTCATGATAGCGGTCTCAAACTCGATAGGAAAGACCGGGGCTTTCCTTAATTCGGTGTCCTCTATAACCTTGTCCAAACCCTTCACGAAGAACGCGAAGAGCTACGCAGGAATGGTGATGATAGCCACATCCCTCTCAGGTCTGTTACCTACTGCCGGGGGAATAGGATCCTGGGGGATCCTGGAAAGCTTGTTCATACAGTCCTACCTATCCGGCAGTCTGGGAGTTATATCCCTGGTTGGAGGAATTTTCATAGCCCTAGCCGAGGGTTTCGCTACAGCGTTGATCTTGAAGTATGCGTCCTTCAGGCACTTCTTCAGGAGAGGGAGTGAGCATGATGAAGACTGGATCCCCAGGCTGGTCTCAGGACTTTCAGTGCTAGCCTTGGGAATCCTGATCTCTTACTTGGTGTTCCCCAAAAAGGGAGGTCTCCTCGGAGTGATCTCGGGAACGTTAATACTGACATACTCTACCAAACCTTTCGGAGGGATATCTCCACTCTACATTGCGCTAGTTGCGGGAATTGGTACCCTAGTGACGATGGCTGTGGTAGGTAGGCCCAAAGGGAGGAGAGTGAAGGTTTGGAACAACGGGGTCGACAAAGAGGAGGACTACACTCCTTTCGCAATGGCTAACAATGAAAGGGTAATGTTGAAGGTCATCCTTGGGACTGAGAGGTTCAGCAGGGACGCTTTCCTGTCATTCTTTGCCCTCATTTCTAAGAAGTACAGGGCGTTTAGTGATGCTCTAGCTAAGTTGATCTTCAACGGAAAACTCAGCGTGTACGTCGCATACTTGTTGATAGCATTTATACTTATCTTGATCTTAGCGTCCCTCTACGGATGAGACGTGAATTGTCAGAATCTGCTTCTCCATCCTGCAGAGGTTTTTGATCTTCGCAAAATGACTCTACTCACCCATAATACTTGCCTATCTAAAGTCAATATTTAGAATCGATAATATTTTAAATAAATTTTCATTATTTAGATCAAAGAATATGATTTATTGTAAAGATACAAAATAAAGAGTTAAAGTATGTCTCTGACTTCTCCCCGTCCTTACCGGTAGATCCAAAATCACTACCATGAAAATAAATCTGTATCGTTATTAAGTGCCTGGAGATTGCATAGAAAAATTTTGAAGCCCAGTAAAACTCTGGGAACAAGAGGATGAGGAGGAGGCGGAACTCCTCCCTCCTCAATATGCCATTGAACATGTACAGGAAGTAGAAGACCATGGCTAACACAGAGGTGAACCCGCGTCAGGACGAAGATGAATAGTATCTCAAGTCAAAGACAATCTCATTCAATTTAAGAGACGATAAAGAAATAGTTGAGCTAAAACAAGACTTTCTGAATAAGGTCAAAAAATTTATAAATAAAGAATATAACATGAAAATCGTTGTAACTGTATCAATATGTGTTTTAATTATCGACATGATTAAGGTACTGTTACCAGAAGAAATACAGGTAATCGTATCGATAATACTTCTCACTTCAGCATTAATAATATGTGCAAGTGCGTTATTGTCTTTCAAGTCAAAATCAAAAAGTATGAAGGAAGTTTAATCTCCAGCGTATTTCAGCGGAGTAAGTCTCGTTGAGACACCAAGGCCAGATCTATAGTGCCTGCAATGATATTTGAGAATGCAGGTTTGGAATGGAGACACTACGTCATGAGCTTTATCCTAGGGGGGTTTAAGGGGGCGTAAGACCCTAGTCAGGGTAGGGACGGATAGCCCCCTTTGTAACAAAGGATAAATACGACAAGTACCACGTATACGTTAATGACAGTCACAGACTGGGCAAGCGTAACCGAGATGCCTTGGTTAAAGCGAGGGTCTATGTGGTACGCCTCTGCTCCAATCAGTAGTACTCTCGACACGTGGGATGTTCGCAAGATCAGGGTCAGGACGACCCGTAGAGCCTGTGGAGCTCCGCCCTCTACCTTCTAGGCAAGGTGGAGCCGTGAACCAGGAAGCCCCACCCGTAAGGGCCGGGTAGTTCACAGGACAAGACATCTTCCATGACGGAAATGGAAGACCCCAGCAAGATGATCTTTGTCTTACTGCCCTTCAAGGTCTCGTCCACTATTTTTTGGAAAATAAAGAGAACGCTCGGGTCTTCCTTGATCATGTAAGGGAACTCGTCTATAGCAACTACACTGTCCCTGAGGTAATGAAAGACTGACTCCCAATCCTCTTTCGCGTACTTTAAGTCATGGAATTTACCCTCAGCTATTTCCTTGAATTTCCTGAGGTTATTCTTCTCCGTCCCTAGGTAGTAAATGAAGTCACCTTCCAAGGCGTTCAAGACTAGGAAGGTCTTCCCTATTCTCCTCCTTCCATAGATTACGATCAGCTCCACGTTATCAGAAGCGAGCCTCTTTTTAACTTTGCGGGGGTTAAGGGGGCGAAAGTCCCCTTCCGTTAGGGAGGGGATGGATAGCCCCCTTATAGAAATGTTTTTACAGTTATCAAAAAATAAGTGCAACTATGCGGTACAGATTGGACAGAGGATCGCACTCGGTTTACGCTCTTTACTATCACTATGTCCAAGTGGTGAAGTACCGCAGGAAGGTGTTCGATAACGAAGAGATTATAAACTTCCTAAAGGAACAAATTCAGGAAATAAGCAAAACATTCGAGGTTGAGGTCATAGACATAGGAGTAGATAAGGATCATTTCCACATGTTATTCAAAGCAAAACCAACCTTGAACATACCTAGATACGTGAACGCCATCAAGACAATCACGTCTAGGGAAATACAGAGGAAATTTCCACAAGTGAAGGAAAA
This genomic interval carries:
- a CDS encoding hydrogenase; this encodes MIIEDQILSLAGLLVIITSFFLVGQAYYKPIVRAQGAQSFIIGTIAIALYVFSGKVDYLILGIAVISLRSLAISFALERAIKGRFGFRENMRGVASLLITDLIAVAVIFVIVLSFEKSVFHEVNDDVIFGAILLLQGLLLSVLRKGTIPQIIGYVEEENGIVLFGTFLVSLPLLIEASALLDVLGLIVLTYIIIREKPEHDNKIDELVG
- a CDS encoding proton-conducting transporter transmembrane domain-containing protein, with amino-acid sequence MVHFLIYSLFLIPLLGGALSLKWKFSSVISSLVNVVVATLIFFYPPTVGTFFVDDVSKVFVIMNASITFIVMLYSTGYIKDGIVREGWYYFLFMVYSDAIYGVVTLNNLGLIWAALEASTALTVILVAYEKDNVTMEATWRYLVIVSMGVSIAFVSIILFYYDLHTLTLTSMIGRGEVSPTIVAASLLGLLGFGTKAGIFPGYTWLPDAHTEAPATVSSSFSAVLVPSAAVIVYRIWEIAPFMENYFLALSGFSVLTASLVMARQRYFKRLFAYSTLENVNIGLIGLIVGQPLGALILFFTHAFGKTAAFLSSGVYMERLGTKRIDDVERVGLSSPTSTSLFLSSLAVTGTPPFGTFVGELLIFTTLFHVSIPLLAVLLISAGIAFVSVNYHVTRMVKSKEEKAYSGLLGYIALASAIVSLLAGVIAIGVLQ
- a CDS encoding NADH-quinone oxidoreductase subunit B family protein yields the protein MNWFLRGLRKGIQTEREPRGTPPWASSLEINKEFRDCPTKAIQESWDAGRCIFCRRCFPNLSPTGDHRMGKVNRTEPKFSRSFYLYPLDVGTCGGCNAELKLIASPQYDMTRFGIFFTNTPRHADGVVVMGVLTEGMREVLRETLDAVPSPKVVVLMGTCAISGGVIGDGVGLDADVIIPGCPPSPNTILDALIRVKGGKGW
- a CDS encoding proton-conducting transporter transmembrane domain-containing protein, with the translated sequence MVILSLQTEISVIEVLLFIISFLISMVNRRLGYLSISLSSAVVIGLTLTQGYSPLNLLKILASFSWLLLSLTSRDSMSPMVSLSIAGMMAFMDSTNFFIMISGWEVMAISLFYAIKSVRGSVVFLAFGELSTVLLIAGASIAGEISKVGVLSGTLLISGFLVKTGITPFYGVDWFPLQEGKLPHSASALISATMTLMGIYGSLEVFQVMRFEPLAYVLIVLGGFTAFLSSLYGYVSDDGRASLAFSSIENSGAMVTALGIYALGGITQGVALASLLMIAVSNSIGKTGAFLNSVSSITLSKPFTKNAKSYAGMVMIATSLSGLLPTAGGIGSWGILESLFIQSYLSGSLGVISLVGGIFIALAEGFATALILKYASFRHFFRRGSEHDEDWIPRLVSGLSVLALGILISYLVFPKKGGLLGVISGTLILTYSTKPFGGISPLYIALVAGIGTLVTMAVVGRPKGRRVKVWNNGVDKEEDYTPFAMANNERVMLKVILGTERFSRDAFLSFFALISKKYRAFSDALAKLIFNGKLSVYVAYLLIAFILILILASLYG
- the tnpA gene encoding IS200/IS605 family transposase codes for the protein MRYRLDRGSHSVYALYYHYVQVVKYRRKVFDNEEIINFLKEQIQEISKTFEVEVIDIGVDKDHFHMLFKAKPTLNIPRYVNAIKTITSREIQRKFPQVKEKLWKGHLWSPSYFLATSGQVTLEVLRKYVESQGKE